The following proteins are encoded in a genomic region of Necator americanus strain Aroian chromosome II, whole genome shotgun sequence:
- a CDS encoding hypothetical protein (NECATOR_CHRII.G7508.T1) yields MESFYMDLEKFYREYHAFYKVIIGDFNAKVGPRRTPEEFHIGTHGLQRNGQGERLSEFIMTTKTIHGNSQFQKPSSPRWTWESLGGGYRNEIDHIIVNKRFCLTDVGVVPKFYTGSDHRLLRGKFSFTRRAEKAAKLRERNPRTIINWDLFATLAGFWEDSAMDNIDEEYDRLVEHLHDCAKKAESFKTTKRRLSLETLELIRQRGAARAAGNQELTSELARLCREAIKEDLKERRAEVLAEAAEAGKSIRYARRDFGQSQDEDDCSPEPKGNSHCIEKGDGENHLRLLLLSLRQLCPLTSSPSEGRRRSHSRSSPIRNTTCYHVGKKSYGTRIEKVLDEGQPCEQVGFRKGFSTIDHIHTVSKLIEVSREYKMPLCLTFIDLKKAFDSVETEAVVEALDNQGVPTQYIKVLRELYSNFTTGISPFYKNIIIDVKRGVRQSDTISPKIFTATLENAMRKLEWDDMGVEVDGRQLHHLRFADDIVLITPSISQAERMLTEFDETCGCIGLQLNLQKTMFMRNEWISDVPFTLNGTNISECTSYVYLGRELNMMNELDRRRRAAWGAYKSIEDVVKKTRNTRLRAHLFNTTVLPVLTYASETWAFRKQEENVVLIKIRPSHTMVKNICYRQRKRKEVAYDECILEDSLFHGDWHIQEDPNVDYDYEPVLNAPRCARETCPIIPTGEAPSRILPSELRVSAACRQY; encoded by the exons ATGGAATccttctatatggacctggagaagttctaccgagaataTCATgctttctacaaggtcataattggcgatttcaacgccaaagttggcccaagaagaacgccggaggaatttcacatcgggacccacggcctacaacgGAATggccagggggagaggctctccgagttcatcatgacgactaagaccatccatgggaactcacaattccagaagccctcctctccacgctggacgtgggagtcactcggtggagggtaccgtaatgaaatagaccacatcatcgtcaataaaaggttctgcctgacggacgtcggtgttgtaccaaagttctatacgggatcggaccatcgcctcctccgaggaaaattttccttcacaaggagagcagagaaagccgccaagctcagagagagaaatcccagaactatcatcaactgggatctcttcgctacgctagccggcttttgggaagattccgcaatggacaacatcgacgaggaatatgaccggcttgttgaacaccttcacgactgcgcgaagaaggctgagagttttaaaaccaccaagaggcgcctgtctcttgaaactcttgagctgatacgccagcgtggagcagcacgagccgcagggaaccaagaactcacgtccgagctcgcaaggctttgcagagaggcgataaaggaagaccttaaagagagaagagcagaagtgctggctgaggctgcagaggcggggaaaagcatccgctatgcccgtcgagacttcggccagtcgcaagacgaggatgactgctctccggaacccaaagggaacagccattgcatcgagaagggggatggagaaaatcatctccGACTTCTACTCTTATCTCTTCGACAGCTATGTCCACttacctcctcaccatctgagggaagacggagaagtcattccagaagttctcccatccgaaatacgacatgctatcatgtcggtaagaaatcgtacggcacccg gattgaaaaagtcttggatgaaggacagccatgcgagcaagtagggtttcgaaaaggattcagcacgattgaccacattcacactgtttcgaaactcatcgaggtatcacgagagtacaagatgccgctctgtctcaccttcatcgacttaaagaaggctttcgactcggttgagacggaagcggtcgtggaagccttggacaaccaaggcgtccctactcagtacataaaggtacttcgagagttgtacagtaacttcacgaccggaatttcgccattctacaagaacatcatcattgacgtgaagaggggggtccgacagagtgatacaatttcacccaaaatattcacagccaccctcgagaatgcaatgcgaaagttggaatgggacgacatgggagtggaggttgatggtcggcagctacaccatttgcgctttgctgatgacatcgtactgataacacctagcatcagtcaagcggaacgaatgctgaccgaattcgacgaaacatgtggatgcatcggtcttcagttgaatctacaaaagacgatgttcatgcggaacgaaTGGATCTCGGATgtcccattcacgctcaacggaacgaacatatccgaatgcaccagctacgtttatctgggtcgggaattgaacatgatgaacgagctggacaggaggagaagagcggcttggggagcgtacaagagcatcgaggatgtagtgaagaagaccaggaacacccggctccgtgctcacctcttcaacaccaccgtacttcctgttttgacctatgcttcggaaacctgggcatttcgcaagcaggaagaaaacgtg GTTCTGATCAAAATACGACCTAGCCATACGATGgtaaagaacatctgctaccGGCAgcggaaaaggaaagaagtcgCATACGACGAGTGCATACTGGAGGACTCCTTGTTCCacggtgactggcacatccaagaagacccaaacgtggactacgattacgagcctgtgctgaacgcgCCTCGTTGCGCACGAGAAACTTG tccgatcatccccactggtgaagctccatcACGGATTCTTCCTTCGGAATTACGTGTATCGGCAGCATGCAGGCAGTATTAA
- a CDS encoding hypothetical protein (NECATOR_CHRII.G7510.T1): MCTFNARTVSTDADLHALLGAAERIKFHVIALQETKCTRSDVRQMNGGTLVIREEKVPSRNVGGVGFVVHPSVVHLVDSHETLSPRLAILRLRPLRQKSISIINCYSPTSAADDSELDAFYEELEKVIRNEKSFYKFVIRDFNGKPGKATEEGYRIRDTDEIGSSLAGLLSAARLFQRNSLFMRKNHPRWT; encoded by the coding sequence ATGTGTACTttcaacgcgagaacagtgtccacagacgctgacctgcatgcccttctcggagctgcagagcgtatcaaatttcacgtgattgctctgcaggagaccaagtgcacaaggagcgacgtacgacagatgaatggcggtacactcgtcattcgtgaagagaaggttccgtcgcgaaatgtaggcggtgttggtttcgttgtgcacccatctgtcgtccatctcgtcgattctcacgagaccctgtcacctcgtctggccattcttcgcctccgccctctgcgccaaaaatccatcagtatcatcaactgctattcaccaacatcagcagctgatgattccgaattggacgcgttttacgaggagctggagaaagtgatccgcaacgagaagtccttctacaaattcgttatCAGAGACTTCAATGGAAAACCAGGAAAGGCTACAGAAGAGGGATATAGGATCAGGGACACGGATGAAATTGGCAGTAgcctcgccgggctgttgtccgccgctcgcctctttcaaaggaattctcttttcatgaggAAAAATCATCCTCGGTGGACAtag
- a CDS encoding hypothetical protein (NECATOR_CHRII.G7508.T2), protein MPSQRRLSDFVLMTREYMESFYMDLEKFYREYHAFYKVIIGDFNAKVGPRRTPEEFHIGTHGLQRNGQGERLSEFIMTTKTIHGNSQFQKPSSPRWTWESLGGGYRNEIDHIIVNKRFCLTDVGVVPKFYTGSDHRLLRGKFSFTRRAEKAAKLRERNPRTIINWDLFATLAGFWEDSAMDNIDEEYDRLVEHLHDCAKKAESFKTTKRRLSLETLELIRQRGAARAAGNQELTSELARLCREAIKEDLKERRAEVLAEAAEAGKSIRYARRDFGQSQDEDDCSPEPKGNSHCIEKGDGENHLRLLLLSLRQLCPLTSSPSEGRRRSHSRSSPIRNTTCYHVGKKSYGTRIEKVLDEGQPCEQVGFRKGFSTIDHIHTVSKLIEVSREYKMPLCLTFIDLKKAFDSVETEAVVEALDNQGVPTQYIKVLRELYSNFTTGISPFYKNIIIDVKRGVRQSDTISPKIFTATLENAMRKLEWDDMGVEVDGRQLHHLRFADDIVLITPSISQAERMLTEFDETCGCIGLQLNLQKTMFMRNEWISDVPFTLNGTNISECTSYVYLGRELNMMNELDRRRRAAWGAYKSIEDVVKKTRNTRLRAHLFNTTVLPVLTYASETWAFRKQEENVVLIKIRPSHTMVKNICYRQRKRKEVAYDECILEDSLFHGDWHIQEDPNVDYDYEPVLNAPRCARETCPIIPTGEAPSRILPSELRVSAACRQY, encoded by the exons ATGCCCTCGCAAAGAAGACTCTCAGATTTTGTCCTTATGACGCGAGAATATATGGAATccttctatatggacctggagaagttctaccgagaataTCATgctttctacaaggtcataattggcgatttcaacgccaaagttggcccaagaagaacgccggaggaatttcacatcgggacccacggcctacaacgGAATggccagggggagaggctctccgagttcatcatgacgactaagaccatccatgggaactcacaattccagaagccctcctctccacgctggacgtgggagtcactcggtggagggtaccgtaatgaaatagaccacatcatcgtcaataaaaggttctgcctgacggacgtcggtgttgtaccaaagttctatacgggatcggaccatcgcctcctccgaggaaaattttccttcacaaggagagcagagaaagccgccaagctcagagagagaaatcccagaactatcatcaactgggatctcttcgctacgctagccggcttttgggaagattccgcaatggacaacatcgacgaggaatatgaccggcttgttgaacaccttcacgactgcgcgaagaaggctgagagttttaaaaccaccaagaggcgcctgtctcttgaaactcttgagctgatacgccagcgtggagcagcacgagccgcagggaaccaagaactcacgtccgagctcgcaaggctttgcagagaggcgataaaggaagaccttaaagagagaagagcagaagtgctggctgaggctgcagaggcggggaaaagcatccgctatgcccgtcgagacttcggccagtcgcaagacgaggatgactgctctccggaacccaaagggaacagccattgcatcgagaagggggatggagaaaatcatctccGACTTCTACTCTTATCTCTTCGACAGCTATGTCCACttacctcctcaccatctgagggaagacggagaagtcattccagaagttctcccatccgaaatacgacatgctatcatgtcggtaagaaatcgtacggcacccg gattgaaaaagtcttggatgaaggacagccatgcgagcaagtagggtttcgaaaaggattcagcacgattgaccacattcacactgtttcgaaactcatcgaggtatcacgagagtacaagatgccgctctgtctcaccttcatcgacttaaagaaggctttcgactcggttgagacggaagcggtcgtggaagccttggacaaccaaggcgtccctactcagtacataaaggtacttcgagagttgtacagtaacttcacgaccggaatttcgccattctacaagaacatcatcattgacgtgaagaggggggtccgacagagtgatacaatttcacccaaaatattcacagccaccctcgagaatgcaatgcgaaagttggaatgggacgacatgggagtggaggttgatggtcggcagctacaccatttgcgctttgctgatgacatcgtactgataacacctagcatcagtcaagcggaacgaatgctgaccgaattcgacgaaacatgtggatgcatcggtcttcagttgaatctacaaaagacgatgttcatgcggaacgaaTGGATCTCGGATgtcccattcacgctcaacggaacgaacatatccgaatgcaccagctacgtttatctgggtcgggaattgaacatgatgaacgagctggacaggaggagaagagcggcttggggagcgtacaagagcatcgaggatgtagtgaagaagaccaggaacacccggctccgtgctcacctcttcaacaccaccgtacttcctgttttgacctatgcttcggaaacctgggcatttcgcaagcaggaagaaaacgtg GTTCTGATCAAAATACGACCTAGCCATACGATGgtaaagaacatctgctaccGGCAgcggaaaaggaaagaagtcgCATACGACGAGTGCATACTGGAGGACTCCTTGTTCCacggtgactggcacatccaagaagacccaaacgtggactacgattacgagcctgtgctgaacgcgCCTCGTTGCGCACGAGAAACTTG tccgatcatccccactggtgaagctccatcACGGATTCTTCCTTCGGAATTACGTGTATCGGCAGCATGCAGGCAGTATTAA
- a CDS encoding hypothetical protein (NECATOR_CHRII.G7511.T1) — protein sequence MVIEGRLEYRPLLVLASVDYERAFDSVETNAILSALVDQDDLKEELNRRMTVTWAAFAPVREATDHVTDQDLRAHLFDSTVLPGLCYAAET from the exons ATGGTCATAGAGGGTCGCCTGGAATACCGCCCGCTCCTTGTCCTAGCCTCCGTTGACTATGAGagagccttcgacagcgtagaaacgaatgcaatactgtcagcgctggtcgatcaag acgacttgaaggaagaactaaatAGAAGGATGACAGTaacatgggcagcattcgcacctgtcagggaagctacggaccacgtgacggaccaagatcttcgtgcccatctgtttgactcgacagttcttccagggctctgttacgcagcggagacgtaa
- a CDS encoding hypothetical protein (NECATOR_CHRII.G7509.T1) yields MQGCIVWGSLFATPVYSLPQYPAHWALPSQTSDGMAIGDTRTTRHGHCLRMCTFNARTVSTDADLHALLGAAERIKFHVIALQETKCTRSDVRQMNGGTLVIREEKVPSRNVGGVGFVVHPSVVHLVDSHETLSPRLAILRLRPLRQKSISIINCYSPTSAADDSELDAFYEELEKVIRNEKSFYKFVIRDFNGKPGKATEEGYRIRDTDEIGSSLAGLLSAARLFQRNSLFMRKNHPREVSLNKCRRDLREYNIPLAALLSEDRTSTSSRREMEMVAKRFYLDLFRSSTPVSSSIIPTGEAPARIFPSEVRVAINNMEPGTAPDLI; encoded by the exons ATGCAGGGCTGCATAGTTTGGggaagtctttttgccactccagtatattcactgcctcaataccctgcacactgggccctgccgtctcagacgtcggacggtatggcgatcG gagacacacgcacgactcgtcATGGACACTGTCTCAGAATGTGTACTttcaacgcgagaacagtgtccacagacgctgacctgcatgcccttctcggagctgcagagcgtatcaaatttcacgtgattgctctgcaggagaccaagtgcacaaggagcgacgtacgacagatgaatggcggtacactcgtcattcgtgaagagaaggttccgtcgcgaaatgtaggcggtgttggtttcgttgtgcacccatctgtcgtccatctcgtcgattctcacgagaccctgtcacctcgtctggccattcttcgcctccgccctctgcgccaaaaatccatcagtatcatcaactgctattcaccaacatcagcagctgatgattccgaattggacgcgttttacgaggagctggagaaagtgatccgcaacgagaagtccttctacaaattcgttatCAGAGACTTCAATGGAAAACCAGGAAAGGCTACAGAAGAGGGATATAGGATCAGGGACACGGATGAAATTGGCAGTAgcctcgccgggctgttgtccgccgctcgcctctttcaaaggaattctcttttcatgaggAAAAATCATCCTCG AGAAGTTAGTCTAAacaagtgccgcagggatcttcgcgaatataatattccgctagcagccttgctgagcgaagaccgTACTtccacgtcttctcgtcgtgagatggaaatggTTGCGAAGAGGTTTTACTTggaccttttccgttcatcaactcctgtgtcaagctcgatcatccccactggtgaagctccagcACGGATTTTCCCGTcagaagtacgagtcgctatcaacaACATggaacctggcacagccccggacctgatttga